Proteins encoded together in one Ictidomys tridecemlineatus isolate mIctTri1 chromosome 3, mIctTri1.hap1, whole genome shotgun sequence window:
- the Znf287 gene encoding zinc finger protein 287 isoform X2 produces the protein MTFKDVAVDITQEDWELMRPVQKELYKTVTLQNYWNMVSLGLTVYRPTVIPILEEPWMVIKEILEGPSPEWGTEAQTCTPVKDIPKLKQDGTQTIKLEEPYDYDDRLERQTTNVFKKFPTNEYDFSLKSDFSQEDDPTEEYLSKYDIYRNDFEKHSNLIVQFDTQSDNKTSIYNESKANFSNVSYGIVHGKILPGEKPYKCNVCGKKFRKYPSLLKHQSTHAKEKSYECEECGKEFRHISSLIAHQRMHTGEKPYECHQCGKAFSQRAHLTIHQRIHTGEKPYKCDDCGKDFSQRAHLTIHQRTHTGEKPYKCLECGKTFSHSSSLINHQRVHTGEKPYICNECGKTFSQSTHLLQHQKIHTGKKPYKCNECWKVFSQSTYLIRHQRIHSGEKCYKCNECGKAFAHSSTLIQHQTTHTGEKSYICNICGKAFSQSANLTQHHRTHTGEKPYKCSVCGKAFSQSVHLTQHQRIHNGEKPFKCNICGKAYRQGANLTQHQRIHTGEKPYKCNECGKAFIYSSSLNQHQRTHTGERPYKCNECDKDFSQRTCLIQHQRIHTGEKPYACRICGKSFTQSTNLIQHQRVHTGVKHRN, from the exons ATGACATTCAAAGATGTGGCTGTAGACATCACCCAAGAGGACTGGGAGCTAATGCGTCCTGTACAGAAGGAATTGTACAAGACGGTGACATTACAAAACTATTGGAACATGGTTTCTCTAG GACTGACTGTCTACAGACCAACTGTGATTCCCATATTGGAAGAACCATGGATGgtgataaaagaaattttagaaggcCCTAGTCCAG aatggGGAACTGAAGCCCAAACATGTACTCCAGTAAAAGATATTCCTAAACTCAAACAGGACGGAACCCAGACCATCAAATTGGAAGAACCATATGACTATGATGACAGATTAGAGAGACAAACTACAAACGTCTTCAAGAAATTTCCCACTAATGAATATGATTTCAGTTTGAAGTCTGATTTTTCACAAGAAGATGATCCTACAGAAGAATATCTTagtaaatatgatatatatagaaatgattttgaaaagcATTCAAACCTAATTGTACAGTTTGATACACAATCAGATAATAAAACTTCTATCTATAATGAAAGCAAGGCAAACTTCAGTAATGTCTCATATGGTATTGTACATGGGAAAATACttcctggagagaagccttataaatgtaatgtgtgtgggaAAAAATTTAGGAAATACCCATCCCTCCTAAAACACCAAAGTACCCATGCCAAAGAGAAATCTTAtgaatgtgaagaatgtgggaaAGAGTTTAGGCATATCTCATCCCTAATTGCACATCAGAGAATGCATACTGGAGAAAAACCATATGAATGTCACCAGTGTGGTAAAGCCTTCAGCCAGCGTGCACACCTCACCATacatcagagaattcacactggagagaaaccctataaGTGTGATGATTGTGGAAAAGACTTTAGCCAGCGTGCACACCTTACTATACATCAAAggacacatactggagagaaaccatataAATGTTTGGAATGTGGTAAAACCTTCAGTCATAGTTCATCACTGATTAATCATCAAagagttcatactggagaaaaacctTACATATGCAACGAATGTGGGAAAACTTTCAGTCAGAGTACACACCTTCTGCAGCATCAAAAAATACATACTGGGAAAAAACCATATAAATGCAATGAGTGTTGGAAAGTTTTTAGTCAGAGCACTTACCTTATTCGACATCAGAGAATTCATTCTGGAGAGAAGTGTTataaatgtaatgaatgtggaaaGGCCTTTGCTCATTCCTCAACTCTTATTCAACATCAAACtactcacactggagaaaagtcctatatatgtaatatatgtgggaaagccttcagccAGAGTGCAAACCTCACTCAGCATCatagaacacatactggagagaaaccatataAATGTAGTGTGTGTGGGAAGGCATTCAGCCAGAGTGTGCATCTTACTCAACATCAAAGGATTCATAATGGAGAAAAACCCTTTAAATGCAATATATGTGGGAAAGCTTATAGACAGGGTGCAAATCTTACCCAACATcaaagaattcatactggagagaaaccctataaatgtaatgaatgtgggaaagcttttatttattcttcatcaCTTAATCAACATCAGAGAACTCATACTGGGGAGAGACCCTATAAATGTAATGAATGTGACAAAGATTTTAGCCAGAGAACATGCCTtattcaacaccagagaattcacacaggagagaagccctatgcatGTCGTATATGTGGTAAATCTTTCACTCAGAGTACAAACCTTATTCAGCATCAACGTGTTCATACGGGTGTCAAACATCGTAATTAA